The window CTCGTTCTGGGTGGCCGACGGCATCGCCACTTCGCACGGCACGTCCCAGATGTTCCCGCCGTGGACGTACTTGGCGTGCTTGTGGTATTCGCAGTAATCCTTGATCCGGCGGCGCTCCACCTCTTTGAGCTGCTTGACCGTCTCGAGGTTGACCCCCTTCTCGTCCACGATCACGCCGTTGCTGTCGCTCATCGCGATCACCCTGCCGCCGAGCTGGTGCACCTTCTCCAGGGTGTAGATGGCGACGTTCCCCGATCCGGAGACGACGACCTTCTTCCCCTTGAACCCGTTCTTCTTGCCCTTCAGCATCTCCTCGACGAAGTAGGTGCATCCGTAGCCGGTCGCCTCGGTGCGGACCTGGCTGCCGCCGTAGACCAGCCCCTTGCCGGTGAGGACGCCCGCCTCGAACTTGTTCGTCAGCCGCTTGTAGTGGCCGAACATGAAGCCGATCTCGCGCCCCCCCACGCCGATGTCTCCGGCGGGGACGTCGGTGTGCTCGCCGATGATCCGCCACAGCTCCGTCATGAAGCTCTGGCAGAACCGCATCACCTCGTTGTCCGACTTCCCCTTCGGGTCGAAGTCGGAGCCGCCCTTGGCGCCGCCGATCGGCAGCCCGGTCAGGGAGTTCTTGAAGATCTGCTCGAAGCCGAGGAACTTGATGATCCCGAGGTACACCGACGGGTGGAACCGCAACCCGCCCTTGTACGGCCCGAGGGCGCTGTTGAACTGCACCCGGAAGCCGCGGTTGATCTGCACCTGGCCCCGGTCGTCCTGCCAGGGAACGCGGAAGATCGTCTGCCGCTCGGGCTCGCAGATCCGCTCGATGATCTTCGCCTCGGCGAACTCGGGGTATTTCACCAGCACCGGCCCGAGGCACTCCAGCACCTCCTTGACCGCCTGGTGGAACTCCGCCTCGCCGGGATTCCGCTTCACCACGTCCTGGTAGATCGCCTCCACCCGTTCCAGTAACGCCATTCTTCCGTCCTCCTTCTTTC of the Deltaproteobacteria bacterium genome contains:
- the gdhA gene encoding NADP-specific glutamate dehydrogenase produces the protein MALLERVEAIYQDVVKRNPGEAEFHQAVKEVLECLGPVLVKYPEFAEAKIIERICEPERQTIFRVPWQDDRGQVQINRGFRVQFNSALGPYKGGLRFHPSVYLGIIKFLGFEQIFKNSLTGLPIGGAKGGSDFDPKGKSDNEVMRFCQSFMTELWRIIGEHTDVPAGDIGVGGREIGFMFGHYKRLTNKFEAGVLTGKGLVYGGSQVRTEATGYGCTYFVEEMLKGKKNGFKGKKVVVSGSGNVAIYTLEKVHQLGGRVIAMSDSNGVIVDEKGVNLETVKQLKEVERRRIKDYCEYHKHAKYVHGGNIWDVPCEVAMPSATQNEITGKDAKKLVKNGCIAVGEGANMPTTPEGVQVFLSAGVLFGPGKAANAGGVATSALEMQQNAGREAWGFEETDAKLHQIMRNVYRLCSEAA